The genomic interval CGGTTGACGATTTACTTTATCTTATGGAGCGCCTGCGTGACCCTCAGACGGGCTGCCCTTGGGACATTAAGCAGACCTTTGACTCGATAGTACCTTATACCTTAGAAGAGGTTTATGAGGTGGTAGATGCTATCGAGTCAAAAGACTATGGTCATTTGAAAGAAGAGCTGGGGGATTTGCTGTTTCAAATTATTTTTTACGCTCAAATTGGTAAAGAATCAAATTATTTCGCTTTTACAGATATTGTTCACACCTTGGTTGATAAGTTGGTTCGACGCCATCCTCATGTTTTTCCAAGTGGTAGTTTGCATGCTGAGAATCGTGAATCAGAACTAGGCGAAGCTGAAATCAAGGCGAATTGGGAAAAGATCAAACAGCAAGAGCGTAACGAAAAGGCTCAATTGAGTGCGGCCCAATCCAAATCCAGTGTTTTAGATGATATTCCGCATGCGTTACCGGCATTGCAGCGCGCGGAAAAGCTTCAGAAGCGAGCTTCCACTCAAGGATTCGATTGGTCTGACCCCATGCCTGTTATAGACAAAATAGAGGAAGAAATCTCAGAACTTCGTGAGGCAATTAATTCGGGTCGGCAGGAGCATATACAAGACGAGTTGGGTGACGTGTTTTTTGCCGTGGCTAATTTAAGTCGTCATTTGGGGGTTAAGTCTGAAGTAGCTTTACGTAGTACTAATAATAAGTTTACGCGACGTTTTCAATTTGTTGAATCTGAGCTGGCGAAGCAAGGAATTACATTAAGTGAAGCGGGTTTGCAGCAAATGGATGCATTGTGGGATGAGGCCAAAAAAAGAGGCCTTTAATATTATGTGGGCACCTATTCAGTGTCTTTCATTGATTGAATTACATATATATCAAAGCGATTGGCTTTTCCTTCATGGCTAATCGTAGGCTGCCGATTGCTTAAGAAGGGACTTTTACGTGGACGTTTAACCACCACACGATAGCGGGCGAGATCTAGAGCGGGCTCAAGCAACCCATCAGCATCCTCATCTTTACCCACCATATCGCGAAAATATTGCATGGATTTTTTGACCTGAGCGCTTTTTTTCTCACTGTGCGGGAACATAGGGTCCAGATAAACCACATCAAATGACTCTTGCAGTTGCGATAAAGAATCTAAAGCATCCCCTTTGAATAACGACATGCGCTGAGTGATATCACGTACGTCGGTATTGAGTCCGGCTCTTTCTAGTCCATCTTGAAGTAGTAATGCTACCACTGGATGGCGCTCAATCATGGTCACATTACAACCTAGTGCAGCTAAAATAAAGCTGTCTGTGGCTGTACCTGCTGTCGCGTCTAGAACGGACAAACGTGCCTTTTGTTTTACACCTATTGCTTTTGCAATAGCCTGACCGTTACCACCACCATGATTGCGTCTCCATGTGAGTCCGCCGTCGGCAAAGTCGATACGAAGTTCGCCCATGGGTTTTTTGGTCACTTGCTTGAGTGCTAATCCATCCATGTCATAGAACAGATATAAACCATCTTGGTTAGGCCGTTGAAAAACACCAATGTTTAATTCATTGGCGTATTCCTTAGCCGTTTTGATGAGTGTATCGTCCGCGCAAATAACACCAATAGGATATTGCATTATTCAACCAGTCCTAAAGCAACAAATGCGATGAGGAAACAACCTAAAATTAAGCGATAAATAACGAACGGCTTCATAGAAAGCTGTTCAATGAGTTTTAAGAAGAAATAGATACAGATATAGGCGCTAATCGCGCTAACCAGTGCGCCCATGAAGATAAAGGACCAAGGAATAGGTGAAATGGTAGTGAGTAACTCATACGATTTATAGCTTCCAGCCAGCAGAATCAAGGGCATAGATATTAAAAAGCTAAAGCGAGCAGCAGCACTTCGAGAATATCCCATTAACATGGCCGCGGTAATTGTAATACCTGAACGGCTGGTGCCAGGAATGAGGGCTAACGCTTGGGCTATACCTATATACAGTGCATGTTTTGCGGGCATGTCATTGATTTGTTTTAACAAGTGCTGGCGTGTATCGGCATACCATAATAAAAGCCCGAAAATAATTGTGGTTGCGGCGATGACAAGCGCATTACGTAAATAGTCTTCAATTAAACCATCAAAACATATACCCAGCAGCCCTGCAGGAATCGTTGCTATGACCACCCACCAAGCTAGACGAGCATCACTGTTAGGTTTGTGGTGTATATGCTGTTGAGACAAACCGACGAGTATTTGTTTGATGTCTTTTCGGAAATAACTCATGACTGCGATGAGTGTACCCACGTGTACGGCCACATCAAATGCCAAGCCTTGATCGGGCCAACCTAATAATTGTGAGGGTAGTATTAAATGTGCAGAACTTGATATGGGTAAAAACTCTGTCAATCCCTGCAGAATTGCGAGTACGATCGCTTGCCACCATTCCATATCGTTCTGCCTATTGTTTTAATTCTTTTTGCTGCTTGATGGTTTTCCAATGGTCCTGTTCTCGTAAGTAAACCAATTCAATATCCTCTGGTTGACAACCTTCATGATTGGCAAACATGGCTTTGGCTTTGGGAAGCAGGTACTTGGCTTCAAGATTCAGGTGTTGAGCTTCTAGAGCAATATTGGACCATGCCGGGTCCAGTTCTGACAAGAGATCCTGCGCACAACACAAACGATCTGCGGGTTGCATATTTAATTGCTCTGGTGTCGTTTTCAGCGACGCAATGAAGTCATCCATTAAAGGTGACATCAAGCCATCCTTTAAAGCGTATTCACCACCATAGAATTCGTTCATCCGTGCATCCATTAATGTAATGGATGTCTCTGCATTAGTAGAGGAGTGCACTTGTTGCGCCATAGCTTGCAATGTAGAAACGGGCAGCAGAGGTATGTCGTTCGCAAAACCAATACCTTGAGCTGTTGCAGCAGCGATCCTAAGACCAGTAAAAGAACCCGGTCCCTTAGCAAAGGCAATAGCATCCAATTGTTTTGGCGAATATCCGGCTTCTTTTAGCAGTCGGTTTAACATGGGATACAGCAGCTTACTGTGAGAACGAGCAGCAGGAAGTACTTCCTGAAAACAGTCAGTACCATCATCAAGAGCGATACTGCAAAAATCACTAGCGGCTTCAATGGCAAGAATTATGGCCATAATTCACAACACAACAATTAAATGAAATGTAATTTTATCACGAATACACAGGGGAGGGCACAATGAAGGGCAAAATTGGTGACGGCACACAACGAAAAAGTCGTTATAAATCAACAAGCTTGTTGAGAAACTAAAAAAACCGAGAACGTTTCCACTTCCTCGGTTTTTTTTGAGTAATTCTTATGAACTAAGGATTACTTCTTCTTGGCTGCCTTACGACGAGCTGTCTTTTTCTTCGCTGCAGTCTTTTTGCGGCCAGTTTTCTTGGCAGCCTTAGGCTTGGCAAGCTCTTTTAGCTTAGCATTTGCTTTTTTTGCGGCTTGCTTGTTCTTTTGCTCAGCTTTTTTAGCACGAGCTTTTACCTTGGCAGCGTCTTTCTTCGCACGTGCTGCACGCCATTTAGTTTCAAATGCGGCAACTGCTTTGCTTAGATCTGCGTCTGCTTTCTCAGCTAGCTGAGATTCATATGCTTTGACAGTTTCTTCTGCTTTAGCTTTAGCTTCTTGCATCTTAGCTTCGATGTTAGCTTTCTGCATCTGAGCCTTAGCTTCGCGAACAGAGTCTTTTGCCTTAGCCAGTAAATCTTTCTGCTTAGCGACTGCATTTCGAGCTGTCTCAACAGCACGCTTGGCAGCAGCAGTCTTAGTTGATTGAGCCTTTTTACGAGCGGCGGCTAACTTCTTGTTGGCTGCATCTACTTTTGTTTGGGCAGATTTAACAGCGGCGTTTGCCTTTTCACTCGCTTTTTCAGCTTTCTTAACTGCTGGCGATACTACTGCCGCAACAGTTGTTTTTTTAGCTGCACGTTTTTTAGCTGCAGTTTTTTTACGACCTCTAGCCATACTTTTTTCCCTGTGGTTGTGGACGGTATTCAATAGAAAAATAGCATAAAAAAGTTAAGAGCAACGTCTTAACGACCAAAAATAAAGGATTTTTTTAAAAAAAACCACTTTATCATGAAGAAATCACGCAATTTGGCGTAAAACACTCCCTTTATTCACGAGAATCACCAAAAAAATTACAACTTTGCGTGTTAGCGTCAGTGTAAATTTTTTAGTGATGCAATTGCAAATTTATAAAAATAAGTGGGTAAACCGGAAATGGAATGCAGGCTGTTTCGTGTTATTTCGAAAAAGAAAATTGCTTCATAAAAGAATGCAAAACCCTTTATTGAGATGACATATTTCATTCTCATGTTATTGATAGAGTAACTGACAACAAATTTTAGTTTTTTGGTGTGTATTTCGTGGATCGTAGCAAGCAAAGATTAATTTTTGAGAGCGTTCACTCGGATAAGAGTTTTTTGATTACTAAGGTATGACTGTTTTTCGGATTGTTTTGCCTTGAAATATGAAATGAAAGGAATAAAAGTCTATAAATTGACGTTTTTTGCAAAAAAAAGGCGATCAATTTGATCGCCTTTCGTATTTTCAAGGTTTTTTGCGTTTTAGTTGTCTAGGGCCTTAAAAATATTGTCACGGATATCGTTTAATCCACCAACACCAGGAATATGAACATATTTTGGTGCATTCTCATCTTTAAGTTCTTTGTAGAAGCCAACCAAGGGTGCGGTTTGATCGTGATAAATTTTAAGGCGCTTACGTACGGTTTCTTCTGCGTCGTCTTCACGCTGAACTAGATCTTCGCCAGTGGCGTCATCTTTTCCATCGACTTTCGGTGGATTGTAAACGATGTGATAGGTACGGCCAGACGCTGGATGAACGCGACGGCCACTCATACGTTTTACAATTTCTTCGTCGTCAACTGCGATTTCAACGACATAATCGATATCTACTCCAGCATCAATCATGGCTTGAGCTTGTGGAATCGTACGAGGGAAACCATCAAATAGGCAGCCGTTAGCGCAGTCATCTTCCTTAATACGCTCTTTAACTAGAGAAATGATTAGGTCGTCAGACACCAAGCCACCAGATTGCATCACTTGTTCCACTTGTTTGCCGACTTCTGTACCTGCTTTTACTGCAGCACGCAGCATGTCACCGGTGGAAATTTGTGGAATTTCGTATTTTTCGCAAATAAATTGAGCTTGAGTACCTTTACCCGCGCCAGGAGCACCTAACAAAATGATACGCATGAACGTGTTTCCTTATTTACATTTGAATCTATCTCGCCATGGCCCAGAAATGATGACTAGGCCATAGGGACATATATCCGTGGAGATTTAGGTTAAAAATTAGACACTTAGGATCAAAAAAAGCTCACCTTACCTGAGCGAACAGGTTTCGGCAAGCTTTACAGGGAGGTTCCAAAGGGGGATAAACCAAGCTTTAGACTAAGGTCTATCCTGTGTTCCGCATACCGGCTGCAATGCCGGCCATGGTTACTTTTAAGGCATGGTCGATATTTTCTGTTTCTTGTTCCCTGGTTCGTTTCAATAGTTCTGCCTGTAAGAAGTGTAATGGGTCCGTATAAGGATTTCTCACACCCATGGATTCAGCGATAATAGGTGCGTTTTCCAACAACTCGTCGACCTGTTTAATTTGGCAGATGTTAGTAATGGCCACCTGTAACCGTTGGCGCAAAATACGCCCCAAACCTTGTTGTTCTTTATTGGTTAGGCGGCGTTCGTAGTAATGCGCGATGTTACTATCTGTTTTGCTTAGCACCATCTCAAGCATGTCGGTTAATGTTGAAAAGAAAGGCCATTCCTTGGCCATTTTTTGCAGTTCTTTTTTTCCAGAATCGGATCGCATGTAATGATCTAGGGCTTCGTCACTGCCAAGCCAAGCGGGCAGCATTAATCGAATTTGCATCCAAGCGAAAATCCAAGGAATTGCGCGTAAACTTTCAACGCCACCACTGGCTTTGCGTTTTGCAGGGCGCGAGCCTAAAGCCAGTTTGCCTAATTCTTGCTCTGGTGTTATCGCTCTAAAGTAGGGGACAAATTCTTGGTTTTCTCTCACTATTTGACGATAGCTTTTAACTGATTCATCACTGATTTGGTTCATAATCTCACGCCAATGATCAGACGGCGCAAGAGGCGGTTGATAAGAGGCTTTTAAGACTGCAGAAGCATACAATTGCAATGAGCGCACTGCTAATTCAGGGTGACCAAACTTGAATCGAATCATCTCACCTTGCTCGGTAACCCGAATACGTCCGCGAACGCTTCCCGGAGGCTGAGACAGAATAGCACCCAAAGAGGGGCCGCCACCTCGACCGACAGTTCCGCCGCGGCCATGGAATAACATTAATTCAGTAGAATGTTCATCACATACCTTGACCAATTCTTCTTGAGCTCGGTATTGGGCCCATGATGCCGCCAGCTGTCCGGCATCTTTAGCGCTATCGCTGTAACCGATCATCACCATTTGTTTGCCGCCATTATAGGCTCGATACCAGTCGATCGAGAGTAATCGATTGATGGTTTGCGCCGCACCATCTAAATCGCTGAGTGTTTCAAATAATGGAGCAATCGGCATAGGAGACTGTTGCCCACACATTTTTAAAATAAGCGCGACTGCCAATACGTCACTTGGGCTAGTGGCCATGGAAATCACATAATTGGAAAAGCATGCGTCATCTTCTTGAGCGATAACCCTGGCGGTGTCTAGAACTTCTTGGACTTCTGCGCTTGGCTGCCAATGAGGAGGCAGAAGCGGACGTTTATTTTCAAGCTCGGCTATTAAAAAAGCTTGTTTTTGGTCTTCAGTCCATTGGGCATAGTCGCCAATTTCTAAATATTCAGTTAGTTCACTGAATACCTGTGCGTGACGACCACTTTCTTGGCGAACATCTAACGGGCACAATGTCATACCAAAAGCTTTAACACGTCTTAGTGTGTCCAATAGAGTGCCATTGGCTACCAGCGGCATATTGCACTCTATCAAAGAGTCGTAGCAATGTTTTAATGTAGAAAATAAATCATTTGCGCTAAAGATACCTTGGCGAGTGGCTTTTTTACCCTCTAAGCGCATTTTTGCATACGCTCGCGTTTGCTTCAGTTGTTCGCGCAGTTCATGCAATAAAGCTCGATACGGTTCATTGGCATCGCCCACCTTTTTACGTAAGGACTCACTGCACTGCTGCATGGATAATTCGCTACCCAAAGTATGAATATCTCGAAGGTAAAGGTCCGCTGCCATCCAGCGTCCAAGCCAAACCACATTTTGTGTCACTTTGGCAGTAACATTAGGGTTGCCATCGCGATCTCCACCCATCCAAGAATGAATACGAATGGGGGCAATGTCTAAACTTAAAGGATCTAAATCTTTAGATAATAATAATTCATCCAATTGGCGATAAAAATTAGGAATAGCCTGCCAAAGTGAGCCTTCTATAACGGCAAATCCCCATTTGGCCTCGTCTTCAGGCGTTGGGCGCTGATGACGAATTTCATCAGTGTACCAAATTTGCGTAATAATTTGTTTTAGCCGGTTCAAAATCTGATGTCGTTCGACTTCATAGGGCTGAGTATCCAGTTGATTTAAACTGTTGAATACATGCTCGTATTTCTGAATCAGTGTTCGACGGGTCACTTCAGTGGGGTGTGCTGTCAGTACTAATTGAATATCCATTTGCTCGATGGCATGAGTAAGATCAGTTGAGCTGTTGGATTGCTTGAGCTCGTCTAGAACTTCATCCAGATTGTGCAACATATCATGTTCGTCTTGTCGACGGCGTCGAACCACGTCGTGGTATTGTTCAGCAATATTGGCCAAATTTAAAAATTGATTGAAGGCGCGCGTAATCGGAATAACTTCATCATCAGGCAGGTTATTTAGGTATTGTATAAGTTCATCACCAAAATGTTCATCGTCTTGCGTGCTGTTTGCTCTAGCCGTTTTAGCAAGTGTGCGAATGGTAACAATCTTATCGATGAAATTAGGCCCCAAGTCTTGCTCGATGACATCCCCTAGCAAGTTGCCAAGTAGGCGAACATTTTCTTTTAGTGCGTCATCCAACGTATTCATTTATGGCTCCTAGGGTTGAATTAGGAAAATTCGATCATACCACTATAGAGTATAGGAAAAAGTGAGCATGAGTATCTATTGCAAGCAGAAACGATGCCAATATTTTGGTGTGGTGTATACAAAAATACACAGTTTTGCAAAGTTAATTCATTCTCATTGGACTAAACTCATTGAGAGGAGGGTGACCGTCTAGTGGTGCTTTAAATTGATGAAGTTACTGCTGAATGGCAGCGGATCGAAATTTTTTTGATCATGCCCGTCTGTACAAAAGTAGAGGTTGATAATGAATGTTAAAGAGTTAATTGCGTCGTGGGAAAAGGTTCGATCAGACAAGCAGTCCGAGACTGAATTCACCTTAGGCTTATCCAAAAAAGATGCTGCAAGAGTGGAGGCTTTGGTGGGCCTCTATCCTGGAATGGATCGAAATCAAATCCTATCGCAATTAATCACAACGGCGTTAGATGAAGTCGAGCGGCAAATGCCCTATAAACCAGGTAAGAAAGTAGTATCGTTTGATGAATTGGGGGATCCGCTATACGAAGATATTGGTTTGACGCCTAAATACCTGAAGTTGCTTCATCAATACTCCAAGCAAAGTGATAAATCACAGCACAAGCAACAGACCCAATAAAAAAACGGCCCTAAGGCCGTTTTTTTTCAAACGTTCGTTTAACTTTTGTCTGTTAGTGGTGCATTAGTTCAGCGTAACCTGCAAGATGCTTCGGCGTAATTCTGCATTGAGAAGTATTCTGGCATCCTCTGCGATGATGTTGATGCTGTCACCGAAAATGATTTTTTCGTCATCTAGGCTTAAGACTTGTCTTTCCAATAATTCATCGATGAGATTTTTGAAAAGAGCTTTGTCAAAGAACTCAGGTGCGTTTAAACCATGAAGTATGGATATTCGTTGAGCCATAAGCGAGCAGTTTTGTACCATTTCATCTTTCGTTAGCGTGCCCGATCCCGAGCGTTGCAACAGAGCAATGGCGATATAGTAGCGCTCTAGTATCTGTATCACCTGCTCTGACAATACAGATAGAATGATGTAGTCATTGGAACTGACACTCGGACGCACCAAAAACTCACCGTCTGCGCTCAAATAACCTTTCTCGACACATAGATCTAGCCATTGTTCGACCACTGGTTGAATCTCATCTTCTTGCCAATGTAAAAATAGCTCGGCTTTTAAATAGGGGTAAATGGTGGTGGCAAAGCGAATGGCATCCTGGCGCTTCATTTTCATGTTGTTAATGAAGAGACATGCCAGCATAGAAGGAATCGCGTAGAGATGGATCACATTGTTACGATAATACGTCAGCATCACCGCTTGTTCTTCGTCTACCCGAATAATATCCCCCAGAGGGTGTTTCAAGCGCTCTATGGCATTCATTTCTTCAGCGTAGTGAATCCAATCCTGACCATCACCTTCTGGCAATTGTGTTAGGTGGCTATACGGCATGTCTTGAGCCAAATCACGGTATAGATTCAGCGTCTGGCTCAAGATCTTTTCATCCATACTTTGCTTTGGTGTTGCAAGTAGAGCCAAGGAAACCATGTTGATTGGGTTCAACACAGCAGCTTTGTTGATTTGCGTGACTACCTCTAGTGATAGGTTGCTCACTGCCTTAGGTACCCAATCTGGCCGATAGTCAGCACCATGATCCTGTTGTTTCCAGCCGGGATTTTCTTGCTCTAGGTAGCTGTTTAAATCAATAGGATCGCCAAAGGCTAGGTTGACCTTACCAAAGTTTTTCTTGAGATCTTTAATGGTTTTAAATACACCAGATAAGGATTCTTTTTTCTTGGATTTGCCACGAAGTTCACCAATATAAGTACCGCCCTCGAATACTTTTTCATAACCGATATAAACTGGCATAAATACAATTGGCTTATGACTGTCTCTAAGAAAGCTGCGCACGGTCATGGCGATCATGCCAGCTCGTGGTTTTAATGTACGTCCCGTTCGAGACCGACCACCTTCCACGAAATACTCTGTACTGTAGCCAGAAGTAAATATGGCGTGCAGATATTCATCGAAGACGGCGCTATAAAGTGGATTATCTTTGAAACTGCGACGCATGAAGAAAGCGCCACCGCGTCGCAGTATTGGCCCAACCACTGGTAGGTTTAGGTTAATACCCGCGGCAATTTGAGGTGGTACGATGCCGTTTTTGAATAACACATAAGACAACAGTAAATAATCAATGTGGCTGCGGTGGCAGGGCACATAGATAATCTCATTATCTTTGTAGACTTTCTTCAAGCCATCAAGGTTGTGGACATTGACACCGTTGTAGAGCTTGTTCCAGACCCACGTGAGCAAGATATCTAAAAAGCGGATAGTACTATGGCTTTGGTTTGAAGCGATCTCATCGCCATATTTAATTGCGCGGGCCTTGGCTTTTTCTCGGGAAATGCCTTTGTCTTGCATTTCCTTCTCAATGGCTGCTTTCACCATGGGTTTACGTACCAGTCTATGTACTAGTGTACGTCGGTGGCTAAGATCAGGGCCGATCACGGCTGTGCGAATATGGCGGAAATGTACGCGTAAGATACGGCCTAATTTACGTAGGAAGCGAGCTTCATCAAGCTTGCTATTTTCTGCCTGCATCTGCGTCACATTGATTGGTTGGCTCATGTTGACGAAGGTATTGCGCCCATTTAATAGAATACTGACGAAGCGACGAAACGGGCCGGTCACTGACCAGGTATCTCCGAGCCAAATTTTCAGGAAGCTTTTTTCCTTGTTTGGTGAACGCCCCCAGAATACATTCACAGGGATAATTTCGATATCTAGATTCGGATTCGCTTTATTGAGCTCGAACATCAAGGGCACATTAGGATGCAAGTAAGGCATGTTGCGACGACGGAACCAGTTGCCTTCGCTGCGAGATAAATAAATCACGCGATTGTTGAAGCGTTTACCTTCGATTTCGAAGCTCTCTAGCGCATGGGGCAAGTCATGTTTTCGAGTTTCACTGTCCACAACCAGCGCGGCGCTGTATGAACGTTGGGGTAAAGCGTAAAAAGTCACTTTATCAGGCTTGGCTGAATCGTCCGCTCGATCTTCGTGATTGTCTGAAGTATTTTGAGTAAGGTCTTTCGCGCCCACAACTTCTGTACGAACCCAAATCTTTAACAAAAGACGCGAAATACCATTTAAAAAAGCAATAATTGAGCGCAAAACCTTTACCTCATTCACTCATTCGGTCAATTAATATGACACTCAGTATAGATGAAGCGCCGATTGTAGCAGCCTTTTCCTGTTAGCCAACTATCTGGATGTAATTTTGCGAGCCAGCACCGAGTGGCATAATCCTTTCGGGGTGGGAAAGTGAACACTTGTTTATGACGAATGATGTTTATCCTGACGTGTGTTTATGAAACCCACTAGGATCTATGCTATGTTTGACGCCGAATATAACAGGGTGGGGGCATATTTAACGGCCCACGACTGGGTATCAGTGGAACTTTGTTCACTGAAAATGGTCATTTTTTTGTTTTGCTTGTTCTCGTCTCAAGCAGGGCAACTCGACCTTTTTTGATATTTCAGCACGACCGATTATAAGAGAGTTAAAACATGATTCGTGTGGAAAAACTTACGAAAGACTTTGATGGATTCAAAGCTGTGAATCAGTTGGATTTATCCGTATCGCCAGGGGAAGTATTGGGTTTTCTTGGGCCAAATGGTGCGGGTAAATCTACGACGATGAAAATGTTAACAGGGTTTTTAAAGCCAACCAGTGGGAATATTTCAGTTTTTGATATCGACGTTTTGCAAAACCCTAAAGCAGCGCAGCAACTGATTGGTTATTTGCCTGAGGGTGCGCCAGCCTATCAAGAAATGACTGTGCGGGGTTTTCTCAATTTTATTGCTGATATCCGAGGACTACAGGGCGAAATAAAGCGAAAGCGTTTGGATATAGTTATTGATCAAGTTGAATTGAGTGGCGTGCTAGATAAGCCGATAGAGAATCTCTCTAAAGGTTTTGCCCGACGAGTGGGGCTGGCTCAGGCCATTATTCACGATCCGCAGGTGCTTATTTTAGATGAGCCGACAGATGGGTTGGATCCCAATCAGAAACATCAGGTTAGAGAGCTCATTAAAGGGCTGGCGAAAGATAAAATCGTGATCATCTCTACTCATATCTTGGAAGAGGTCAGTGCGGTTTGTACTCGTGCTGTGATTATCAACCAAGGTAAATTGCTTTTAGATGGTGAGCCGCAAACTCTTGAGCGAGAAAGTCGTCATCACAATGCTATACAACTGCAGCTAGAAAGTGACGTAGAGGAGGCTGAGGATCAGTTGTCTCAAATTACCGGAATTGATGCTGTTGAAGTGCTGGGAGAGCGCCAATATATGTTATTTCCAGAAAACGGCAGTATGCAGTTGCCTCAATTAGTTCGTTTTCTTGATGAAAACAAATGGCCAGTGGAAAACCTGCATTTGGAAAAAGGTCGTTTGGAAGATGTCTTCCGCCAGGTGACCAGTCGCCATAACCATGGACAAGATT from Bermanella marisrubri carries:
- the mazG gene encoding nucleoside triphosphate pyrophosphohydrolase, yielding MTQYTVDDLLYLMERLRDPQTGCPWDIKQTFDSIVPYTLEEVYEVVDAIESKDYGHLKEELGDLLFQIIFYAQIGKESNYFAFTDIVHTLVDKLVRRHPHVFPSGSLHAENRESELGEAEIKANWEKIKQQERNEKAQLSAAQSKSSVLDDIPHALPALQRAEKLQKRASTQGFDWSDPMPVIDKIEEEISELREAINSGRQEHIQDELGDVFFAVANLSRHLGVKSEVALRSTNNKFTRRFQFVESELAKQGITLSEAGLQQMDALWDEAKKRGL
- the ppc gene encoding phosphoenolpyruvate carboxylase, whose translation is MNTLDDALKENVRLLGNLLGDVIEQDLGPNFIDKIVTIRTLAKTARANSTQDDEHFGDELIQYLNNLPDDEVIPITRAFNQFLNLANIAEQYHDVVRRRRQDEHDMLHNLDEVLDELKQSNSSTDLTHAIEQMDIQLVLTAHPTEVTRRTLIQKYEHVFNSLNQLDTQPYEVERHQILNRLKQIITQIWYTDEIRHQRPTPEDEAKWGFAVIEGSLWQAIPNFYRQLDELLLSKDLDPLSLDIAPIRIHSWMGGDRDGNPNVTAKVTQNVVWLGRWMAADLYLRDIHTLGSELSMQQCSESLRKKVGDANEPYRALLHELREQLKQTRAYAKMRLEGKKATRQGIFSANDLFSTLKHCYDSLIECNMPLVANGTLLDTLRRVKAFGMTLCPLDVRQESGRHAQVFSELTEYLEIGDYAQWTEDQKQAFLIAELENKRPLLPPHWQPSAEVQEVLDTARVIAQEDDACFSNYVISMATSPSDVLAVALILKMCGQQSPMPIAPLFETLSDLDGAAQTINRLLSIDWYRAYNGGKQMVMIGYSDSAKDAGQLAASWAQYRAQEELVKVCDEHSTELMLFHGRGGTVGRGGGPSLGAILSQPPGSVRGRIRVTEQGEMIRFKFGHPELAVRSLQLYASAVLKASYQPPLAPSDHWREIMNQISDESVKSYRQIVRENQEFVPYFRAITPEQELGKLALGSRPAKRKASGGVESLRAIPWIFAWMQIRLMLPAWLGSDEALDHYMRSDSGKKELQKMAKEWPFFSTLTDMLEMVLSKTDSNIAHYYERRLTNKEQQGLGRILRQRLQVAITNICQIKQVDELLENAPIIAESMGVRNPYTDPLHFLQAELLKRTREQETENIDHALKVTMAGIAAGMRNTG
- a CDS encoding undecaprenyl-diphosphate phosphatase codes for the protein MEWWQAIVLAILQGLTEFLPISSSAHLILPSQLLGWPDQGLAFDVAVHVGTLIAVMSYFRKDIKQILVGLSQQHIHHKPNSDARLAWWVVIATIPAGLLGICFDGLIEDYLRNALVIAATTIIFGLLLWYADTRQHLLKQINDMPAKHALYIGIAQALALIPGTSRSGITITAAMLMGYSRSAAARFSFLISMPLILLAGSYKSYELLTTISPIPWSFIFMGALVSAISAYICIYFFLKLIEQLSMKPFVIYRLILGCFLIAFVALGLVE
- a CDS encoding class I SAM-dependent methyltransferase, which produces MQYPIGVICADDTLIKTAKEYANELNIGVFQRPNQDGLYLFYDMDGLALKQVTKKPMGELRIDFADGGLTWRRNHGGGNGQAIAKAIGVKQKARLSVLDATAGTATDSFILAALGCNVTMIERHPVVALLLQDGLERAGLNTDVRDITQRMSLFKGDALDSLSQLQESFDVVYLDPMFPHSEKKSAQVKKSMQYFRDMVGKDEDADGLLEPALDLARYRVVVKRPRKSPFLSNRQPTISHEGKANRFDIYVIQSMKDTE
- the tsaB gene encoding tRNA (adenosine(37)-N6)-threonylcarbamoyltransferase complex dimerization subunit type 1 TsaB, whose product is MAIILAIEAASDFCSIALDDGTDCFQEVLPAARSHSKLLYPMLNRLLKEAGYSPKQLDAIAFAKGPGSFTGLRIAAATAQGIGFANDIPLLPVSTLQAMAQQVHSSTNAETSITLMDARMNEFYGGEYALKDGLMSPLMDDFIASLKTTPEQLNMQPADRLCCAQDLLSELDPAWSNIALEAQHLNLEAKYLLPKAKAMFANHEGCQPEDIELVYLREQDHWKTIKQQKELKQ
- the adk gene encoding adenylate kinase, with translation MRIILLGAPGAGKGTQAQFICEKYEIPQISTGDMLRAAVKAGTEVGKQVEQVMQSGGLVSDDLIISLVKERIKEDDCANGCLFDGFPRTIPQAQAMIDAGVDIDYVVEIAVDDEEIVKRMSGRRVHPASGRTYHIVYNPPKVDGKDDATGEDLVQREDDAEETVRKRLKIYHDQTAPLVGFYKELKDENAPKYVHIPGVGGLNDIRDNIFKALDN
- the plsB gene encoding glycerol-3-phosphate 1-O-acyltransferase PlsB; this encodes MRSIIAFLNGISRLLLKIWVRTEVVGAKDLTQNTSDNHEDRADDSAKPDKVTFYALPQRSYSAALVVDSETRKHDLPHALESFEIEGKRFNNRVIYLSRSEGNWFRRRNMPYLHPNVPLMFELNKANPNLDIEIIPVNVFWGRSPNKEKSFLKIWLGDTWSVTGPFRRFVSILLNGRNTFVNMSQPINVTQMQAENSKLDEARFLRKLGRILRVHFRHIRTAVIGPDLSHRRTLVHRLVRKPMVKAAIEKEMQDKGISREKAKARAIKYGDEIASNQSHSTIRFLDILLTWVWNKLYNGVNVHNLDGLKKVYKDNEIIYVPCHRSHIDYLLLSYVLFKNGIVPPQIAAGINLNLPVVGPILRRGGAFFMRRSFKDNPLYSAVFDEYLHAIFTSGYSTEYFVEGGRSRTGRTLKPRAGMIAMTVRSFLRDSHKPIVFMPVYIGYEKVFEGGTYIGELRGKSKKKESLSGVFKTIKDLKKNFGKVNLAFGDPIDLNSYLEQENPGWKQQDHGADYRPDWVPKAVSNLSLEVVTQINKAAVLNPINMVSLALLATPKQSMDEKILSQTLNLYRDLAQDMPYSHLTQLPEGDGQDWIHYAEEMNAIERLKHPLGDIIRVDEEQAVMLTYYRNNVIHLYAIPSMLACLFINNMKMKRQDAIRFATTIYPYLKAELFLHWQEDEIQPVVEQWLDLCVEKGYLSADGEFLVRPSVSSNDYIILSVLSEQVIQILERYYIAIALLQRSGSGTLTKDEMVQNCSLMAQRISILHGLNAPEFFDKALFKNLIDELLERQVLSLDDEKIIFGDSINIIAEDARILLNAELRRSILQVTLN